Part of the Liberibacter crescens BT-1 genome is shown below.
TGGTGGTCTTAAAAATGTTCAACATACCCTTCAAGTATTGCCTCATGTTGATGGAGTAATGTTAGGCCGGGCATCATATCAGAATAGTACAATACTAACTTCTGTTGATCAATATTTTATAAATCCTTTAACAGGTTCTCATCCTGTTATTGGCGAAGCGCTCGATAAAAATTTTTGGGATGAAGTATGTACGTCTATGATTTCATATGCTTCCCAACACTTGAATACAGGTGGTCAGTTAAGACAAGTAGTTCGTCATATGCTTGGATTATTTCAGGGTTTTCCTGGCGTACAGCGTTATCGTCGAATTCTCGGTGTTGAAGCTATTAAACCAGAAGTGATGCCTACAATTATTAAAGATGCTTTTAATTCTATCTTATCTGATTAGATGATTATTTCCTAATCCATTGATTTTATTATATTTTTTACTTAGATCCCGCATCTTTTCTATAGATTTAGGCGTTTATCCCTACCAAGCTCAATGAAGTGCTGTAATATAGGCGATAAAAGGTATTACCACAGCACATAAGATTCCTGCTTCATGAGCAAGTTGAGCTATATGGCGGATGTCTATTCTTTCTTTTGGCGAGTTTGTAATCAACATAAATTAACCTTGATTCGATACCTTGATAATATAATAAGGTTATTATCCTTCTGGGTAATAACACTCATTTGTATTTTCCTTGAAATATGGCTTATTGATTATTAATCAGTGTTTTAAAGCCCTGGTTATATCAGTATGAATCCTTGTTTTCTATAATATTTCTTATACTCATCCTTTGCTTTTTTATTAACCTATACCTGGATTTTCTACTAACCTAAAGCAATGTCATGTTTATTAATGCAATCTTGATATAAGAAGTTAAAATATGCACTCAAGCATCATTTAAAAATGATCTTGGGTATCGAAACAGCGCGTCTATTACTATCTATACAGCAATAACAGTACATCTAGTTTCTTTCCCTTTGATACCGGCTACTCATCAAAAAGAGAAATACAGTAACCTATTCATAAATAAAATGAAGTCTTGTTAATACAAAACTTTATTCTATGGATTAGGGAAACCGTATTTCTCTTTTATAATCCTTTCCCAATTGCATTACCTTTGCATTTTGTGGAATTTTTTACTAAAAAGAAATTTTTTTGAAATAATACTCCTTTTAAGATTAAAGAACGGGTGGTGCATATTGAAGACCACCTTTTTTCCATAGATTATTATAATTGCGTGGAATTTTAAAAGGAGAACCTGAACCGAGATTAGATTCAAAGATCTCACCATAGTTGCCTACACTCTTAATAATTCTGTATGCCCAATCTTCTGTTAATCCAAGACCACTCCCGAGATTGCTTCTGGGTTCGCGACCTAAAAAACGTTTTATAGCAGGCTCATCAGAATTGAGCATTTTATCAACATTTTCTTTTGTTATGCCGAATTCTTCCGCATTCACAAGAGCGAAATGAACCCAAGAAATGATGTTAATCCATTGAGTATCGTTTTCTAAAACAGCAGGAGCAAGCGGTTCTTTAGAGATAATTTCTGGAAGGATAATATGTTCGTCTGGTTTTTTTAGAGTAAGACGCGAAGTATACAATGCAGACTGATCGGTTGTATAAACATCACAGCGGTCTCCTTCATAGGCAGAAATTGCTTCTTCTTCCTTATCATATGCGAATATTTTATACGCTATATTATGCGATTTAAAGTAATCAGATGCATTTAATTGATCTGTTGTGCCAGACCAAGTGCATATCGACACATCAGATAATTCGAGTGCTGATTTAATATTTAATTTTTTCTTTACTAAAAAACCTTGACCATCGTAATAGGTAATCGGATGAAAGCTAAGATGGAGAGATGTATTTCTGCTTAATGTATAAGTTGTATTTCTGCTCAATATATCAACGTCACCAGATTGTAAGGCTATAAAGCGTTCTATAGTACTGAGAGGCAGGTATTTGACTTTAGAAGGATTGTTAAAAATTGCGGCTGCTATGGCTTTGCAGAAATCGACATCAAAACCTTTCCAGTTTCCTGATGAATCAGGCTGCGAAAAACCAGGAACACCGGTACTGACACCGCATTTAATAAACCCTCTGTTTTTAATAACATCTAGCATAGAAGCTGATGCGTGTTCAATTATGAATGCCCATAAAAATAATATGGAGATTATAATCTTAGTTAAATAAGTATAATTTCTATTTGAAAAAATCATGGATTAGTTTTCCTAACAGCAAAAATTTTGTTTGAAGTTAATTTCATGGAATCCTTCTAACTGTAAGATGCAGATCACGTATAGCAATTATGTCAACATAGAATTTAGATACTGCTTTTAAAGAGAGGACTTCATTTCTTTCTTTTGACGAGTTTGTAATCAACATAAATTAACCTTGATTCGATACCTTGATAATATCGTTATTCATTTAAATATATATTGTAAACTAAATATATTCCTCTGCTAGGAACTGCACCTGCAGTTCAATGCTCTGCTGACTGATTTTCAAAAATCAGTTTTTTGTATCGAATATCTTCTTTTCCATTGCTGAACACATATCAGTGGATTTGAATAGGCATTGATCTTGATAAGTAAGGGGAAATAGACTTCCTTGCGCATAGAGACTTGAGTTCTATTAATAGTCAAAAGGTGAGGGATAGACTTGAATTTTTATTCTGCTCCTTGAGTTCAGTTTTTCTGAATGATCTTATAGTGCTGGAAAAGTTGTAGTTGCTATATGATGTCGATGGTGTGTCCAAGCTTCATAATTAAAAAGTAGTTGATAATGCATGTTATTTAAAAATCGTATTAAAGATAAAGAACTTTTTTTCTGCTTGCGACTTTCTTCAATAGAGCTTCTAGAATTGATATCTGAAAATTGATACACTATGCTAGGATTTATTACTAAAGTAGATATATTATATTCCCACCAATGCTTGAGATCATTATCAATAGGACGAAATATTTTTTTTCGACTGTTTAAAAGATCAGCAGCCGCTTGTTTACCAATTAAATAACCAGTTGTACGAGATGGTATGATTCTAGGTTGTATAAGAGAGAAGCCACCTGGTAATGTACATACATGGTTTTTTGTTTTGATTTTATTTGAAAGACTATTAAACTTTATCAAAAGATTACTAATATCACATTTTGATAAATATAAAAGAACATCCATAAATTCACTGACAAATTCTACATCATCTTCTAGGACAATAGCACCTGGCTTATCTGAATTTGCAATTTTTTCCCAAAGATTTATGTGACTTATATAGCAACCAAGCTCAGGAAAGGACAGTGGACGTTTAAACTTTTTTTGATTTCTTTTTTCATCATAAATTGATGAAATATTGTCATAAGTTAAATTATTTCCATCTATTGCATCAAAAAAAGAAAAATCTAAACCAAATTGTGAAAGAAGAAGGAAGCATCTTTCACGTCTTCTGACAGAGCGAGGTAGACTAATGACATATACAGGGAATGACATCTTATATAACCGCATATTAACTTTTAAAATACCTGAGTTATTTTTTAAATAACTTACAAGTAAATATAGAATCCCTTTATAACATTCTTTTAGATATAAAACGTTTTATAGGATCCCCTTGAGGAAAAGAAAAGAATTTATGTGCTGTATCTTGTGCTATAATTCGTCCTTCTTCTAAAAATATAATGTAATTAGCAATGCTTTTAGCTAGTTTTAGGTCATGTGTAGCAATTACCATAGAAGTACCTTCATGGGCAATAAGTAAAAGAACCTTTATTACTTCTGCTGACAGCTCTGGATCAAGTGCTGAAGTTGGTTCATCACATAATAATACGCTAGGAAAAGCTGCTAGAGCACGAGCAATCGCTATTCTTT
Proteins encoded:
- a CDS encoding amino acid ABC transporter substrate-binding protein, with the protein product MIFSNRNYTYLTKIIISILFLWAFIIEHASASMLDVIKNRGFIKCGVSTGVPGFSQPDSSGNWKGFDVDFCKAIAAAIFNNPSKVKYLPLSTIERFIALQSGDVDILSRNTTYTLSRNTSLHLSFHPITYYDGQGFLVKKKLNIKSALELSDVSICTWSGTTDQLNASDYFKSHNIAYKIFAYDKEEEAISAYEGDRCDVYTTDQSALYTSRLTLKKPDEHIILPEIISKEPLAPAVLENDTQWINIISWVHFALVNAEEFGITKENVDKMLNSDEPAIKRFLGREPRSNLGSGLGLTEDWAYRIIKSVGNYGEIFESNLGSGSPFKIPRNYNNLWKKGGLQYAPPVL
- a CDS encoding glycosyltransferase family 25 protein, producing MRLYKMSFPVYVISLPRSVRRRERCFLLLSQFGLDFSFFDAIDGNNLTYDNISSIYDEKRNQKKFKRPLSFPELGCYISHINLWEKIANSDKPGAIVLEDDVEFVSEFMDVLLYLSKCDISNLLIKFNSLSNKIKTKNHVCTLPGGFSLIQPRIIPSRTTGYLIGKQAAADLLNSRKKIFRPIDNDLKHWWEYNISTLVINPSIVYQFSDINSRSSIEESRKQKKSSLSLIRFLNNMHYQLLFNYEAWTHHRHHIATTTFPAL